The Euphorbia lathyris chromosome 3, ddEupLath1.1, whole genome shotgun sequence genome contains a region encoding:
- the LOC136223468 gene encoding DNA-directed RNA polymerase III subunit 2: MGQQFMDKQNLTAPIKSAVDKFQLIPEFLKVRGLVKQHLDSFNYFVNIGIKKIVRANDRIVSTVDPGIYLRFKDIRIGTPSVITDSISEPLSPHACRLSDMTYAAPIMVNVEYIQGSHDQKTRVEKNDVVIGRMPIMLRSCCCVLYGKDEAELARLGECPLDPGGYFVVKGTEKVILIQEQLSKNRIIIDTDKKGNINASVTSSTETTKSKTIIQMEKEKMYLCLNQFAKKIPIMVVLKAMGMESDQEVVQMLGRDPRYSALLLPSIEECAGLNIFTRQKALEYLEGKVKMSTYASSSSRKESRALPVLRDVFLANVPVNKNNFRPKCIYVAVMLRRVMEAMLNKDAMDDKDYVGNKRLELSGQLVSLLFEDLFKTMITEVQRTIDIVLVKQNRSSRFDLAQYLVRDSITHGLERTLSSGNFDVKRFKMHRKGMTQVLARLSYIGSLGMMTRVSPQFEKSRKVSGPRALQPSQWGMLCPCDTPEGEACGLVKNLALMTHVTTDEEEGPLIFLCYCLGVEDLELLSGEELHSPNSFLVIFNGLILGKHRRPQKFVSALRNLRRAGKIGEFVSVFVNEKQLAVYIASDGGRVCRPLVIADKGVSRIKEHHMKELVDGVRTFDCFLRDGLIEYLDVNEENNALIALYEGEATPDTTHIEIEPFTLLGVIAGLIPYPHHNQSPRNTYQCAMGKQAMGNIAYNQLSRMDSLLYLLVYPQRPLLTTRTIELVGYDKLGAGQNATVAVLSFTGYDIEDAIVMNKASLDRGFGRCIVLKKSVCVHQKYENGAQDRILPPSKTEENERVLDDDGLAAPGEIIKLNNVYIKKESPLETRGQLKSSAALKNIKYRPTSQTFKVPEGESCVVDRVALSSDRNNNLCIKFVIRHTRRPEVGDKFSSRHGQKGVCGTIIQQEDFPFSERGICPDLIMNPHGFPSRMTVGKMIELLGGKAGVSCGRFHYGSAFGEPSGHADRVDAISETLVKHGFSYSGKDFIYSGITGFPLQAYIFMGPIYYQKLKHMVLDKMHARGSGPRVMLTRQPTEGRARNGGLRVGEMERDCLIAYGASMLIYERLMISSDPFEVQVCRVCGLLGYYNHKLKAGICSTCKNGDNISTMKLPYACKLLIQELQSMNIVPRLKLAEA, from the exons ATGGGCCAGCAATTCATGGATAAGCAAAACCTCACTGCTCCAATCAAATCTGCTGTTGATAAATTCCAACTCATTCCCGAGTTTTTGAAG GTGAGGGGACTCGTGAAGCAGCACTTGGACTCGTTTAATTACTTTGTGAACATAGGTATAAAGAAGATTGTGCGTGCTAATGATCGCATTGTATCCACTGTTGATCCTGGTATTTATCTCAG GTTCAAAGATATTAGGATTGGTACACCTTCAGTGATTACGGATAGTATTAGCGAACCACTCAGTCCTCATGCATGCCGATTGTCTGACATGAC ATATGCTGCACCTATAATGGTCAATGTAGAATATATTCAAGGAAGTCACGATCAGAAAACCAGGGTGGAGAAG AATGATGTTGTTATTGGAAGGATGCCTATCATGCTACGTAGTTGCTGTTGTGTACTATATGGAAAAGATGAAGCTGAGCTTGCAAGACTAG GCGAGTGCCCCCTTGATCCCGGAGGATATTTTGTTGTAAAGGGGACAGAAAAG GTGATTTTAATACAAGAACAACTCTCCAAGAATAGAATAATTATTGATACTGATAAGAAGGGAAA TATAAATGCATCTGTTACAAGCAGCACAGAGACaacaaaaagtaaaacaattaTTCAAATGGAGAAGGAGAAGATGTATCTATGTCTCAATCAATTTGCGAAAAAG ATTCCTATTATGGTGGTGCTTAAGGCTATGGGAATGGAAAGTGATCAAGAGGTTGTACAGATGTTAGGAAGAGATCCTCGATATAGTGCCTTACTTTTGCCATCTATTGAG GAATGCGCTGGTCTAAATATATTCACTCGACAAAAAGCTTTGGAGTACCTTGAAGGAAAG GTGAAGATGTCTACATATGCCAGTTCCTCATCTAGAAAG GAAAGTAGGGCTTTGCCTGTGCTTCGAGATGTCTTTCTTGCTAATGTCCCG gtGAATAAGAACAATTTTCGtccaaaatgtatatatgttgcaGTGATGTTGCGAAGGGTGATGGAGGCTATGTTAAACAAGGATGCAATGGATGATAAG GATTATGTGGGCAACAAGAGGTTGGAGCTATCTGGCCAGTTAGTTTCTCTGCTCTTTGAG GATTTATTTAAGACGATGATTACCGAGGTTCAGAGAACAATCGACATTGTTCTTGTGAAACAAAACCGCTCTAGTCGGTTCGACCTTGCCCAA TATTTAGTCAGAGATAGTATTACTCATGGGCTGGAAAGGACACTTTCTAGCGGCAATTTTGATGTCAAACGATTTAAAATGCACAGGAAAGGCATGACACAG GTGTTAGCTAGGTTATCATATATAGGGAGTTTGGGGATGATGACCAGAGTCTCACCACAGTTTGAGAAGTCAAGGAAAGTAAGTGGACCTAGAGCATTACAACCGAGCCAG TGGGGTATGCTTTGCCCTTGTGATACCCCGGAAGGTGAAGCCTGTGGACTAGTCAAGAACTTGGCCTTAATGACTCATGTTACAACTGATGAGGAAGAGGGTCCTTTGATTTTTCTG TGCTACTGTTTGGGTGTTGAAGACTTGGAACTCCTCTCGGGAGAAGAGCTTCACTCACCAAACTCTTTTCTGGTAATATTTAATGGTCTCATTCTTGGCAAACACAGGAGGCCACAG AAGTTTGTTAGTGCCCTGAGAAATCTACGAAGAGCTGGAAAAATTGGGGAGTTTGTAAGCGTCTTTGTGAATGAGAAGCAG CTTGCTGTGTATATTGCTTCTGATGGTGGTCGAGTTTGTCGTCCATTAGTTATTGCAGACAAAGGTGTATCAAGGATTAAAGAGCATCATATGAAAGAGTTGGTG gACGGAGTCCGCACTTTTGATTGCTTCTTACGCGATGGATTAATTGAGTATCTTGATGTCAATGAGGAGAACAATGCTCTG aTAGCCTTGTATGAAGGGGAGGCTACACCCGATACGACACATATTGAAATAGAACCTTTCACTTTGTTAGGTGTTATTGCGGGGCTAATACCGTATCCTCATCATAATCAGTCTCCTAGAAATACATATCAG TGTGCTATGGGGAAACAAGCCATGGGAAATATTGCGTACAACCAG TTATCCCGGATGGACTCGTTGCTTTATCTCTTGGTGTATCCTCAACGACCGCTTTTGACAACAAGGACAATCGAACTG GTTGGTTATGATAAGCTGGGGGCTGGTCAAAATGCAACTGTTGCTGTGCTGAGCTTTACTGGCTATGACATTGAGGATGCAATAGTCATGAACAAGGCATCTTTAGATCGTGGTTTTGGTCGTTGTATTGTTCTGAAGAA GTCTGTTTGCGTCCATCAAAAATATGAGAATGGTGCACAAGATAGAATATTGCCACCATCTAAGACTGAAGAAAACGAGAGG GTGTTGGATGATGATGGACTTGCTGCTCCTGGGGAAATTATTAAACTGAATAACGTCTATATAAAAAAGGAGTCTCCATTGGAAACGAGGGGGCAGTTAAAGTCTTCTGCGGCATTGAAAAATAT CAAATATCGCCCTACTAGTCAGACATTCAAAGTGCCTGAAGGGGAGTCATGTGTGGTTGACAGAGTTGCTCTTTCTTCAGATAGGAATAATAATCTATGTATCAAATTCGTAATTCGCCATACTCGTAGACCAGAG GTTGGTGACAAATTTAGTAGCAGACATGGGCAGAAAGGTGTTTGTGGAACGATTATTCAACAGGAAGATTTTCCTTTTTCTGAACGAGGCATTTGCCCTGATTTGATTATGAATCCTCATGGATTTCCTAG CCGAATGACAGTTGGAAAGATGATAGAACTTCTTGGGGGTAAAGCTGGGGTTTCATGTGGTCGATTTCATTATGGTAGTGCATTTGGCGAACCAAGTGGTCATGCAGACAGGGTAGATGCTATAAG CGAAACCCTCGTCAAGCATGGCTTTAGTTACAGTGGCAAGGATTTTATTTATTCAG GCATCACAGGTTTCCCACTACAAGCATACATTTTCATGGGCCCAATTTACTACCAGAAATTAAAACATATG GTCCTAGATAAAATGCATGCTCGAGGTAGTGGACCTCGCGTGATGCTAACTCGACAACCTACTGAAGGGAGAGCTCGTAATGGAG GACTTCGAGTTGGAGAAATGGAACGTGATTGTTTAATTGCTTATGGTGCTAGCATGTTGATATATGAGCGTCTAATGATTTCTAGTGACCCTTTTGAAGTTCAG